DNA from Mycobacteriales bacterium:
GTGTCGTCGAGCGTCACCACCCACAGCTGCCCACCCCAGCCGGCGTACCCGGTCGCGGGCGCCCGCAGCCACGGCTCCTCGCGATCGACGTCGAGCACGCAGCCGGGGTATTCGGCGAAGCAGTCACCCAGCAGCCCGATGAGCGCCGCGGAGTCACCGTCGGTGGCCGGCCGGACGCGGGGCAGCGGTTTGCGCATCAGCTGGTGCCCGATCCGGGCCTCCTCGAACGGCTCGCCGACCGGCCGGTAGCCGGCCCGCAGGTAGAAAGCCTGGGCGTGCAGCTGGGCGTGCAGCTCGACGGCGGCCAGGCCCTGCCGCCCCGCCATCCGCTCCAGCTCGACCAGCATCGCGGCCCCGATACCTGCGCGTCGGTCCGGCTTCGCGACGGCCATCCGCCCGACGAGCGCGACCCCGTCGTGCTCGAGCAGCCGGCCGGTGCCGATGACGGTGCCGTGGCGAACGGCGACCACGTGCCGGGCGCCCGCGTCGCGGCCGTCCTGTTCCACCTCGAGCGGCACGCCCTGGTCCTCGACGAAGACGGCGTAGCGCAGGG
Protein-coding regions in this window:
- a CDS encoding GNAT family N-acetyltransferase, yielding MTGAAPDDLVVRAVEPADLDAARALRYAVFVEDQGVPLEVEQDGRDAGARHVVAVRHGTVIGTGRLLEHDGVALVGRMAVAKPDRRAGIGAAMLVELERMAGRQGLAAVELHAQLHAQAFYLRAGYRPVGEPFEEARIGHQLMRKPLPRVRPATDGDSAALIGLLGDCFAEYPGCVLDVDREEPWLRAPATGYAGWGGQLWVVTLDDT